One genomic region from Tachysurus fulvidraco isolate hzauxx_2018 chromosome 14, HZAU_PFXX_2.0, whole genome shotgun sequence encodes:
- the LOC113646481 gene encoding rho-related BTB domain-containing protein 2 isoform X3 — protein MDSDMDYERPNVETIKCVVVGDNAVGKTRLICARACNATLTQYQLLATHVPTVWAIDQYRVCQEVCFSNQVLERSRDVVDDVSVSLRLWDTFGDHHKDRRFAYGRSDVVVLCFSIANPNSLHHVRTMWYPEIKHFCPRAPVILVGCQLDLRYADLEAVNRARRPLARPIKSNEILPPEKGREVAKELGVPYYETSVVAQFGIKDVFDNAIRAALISRRHLQFWKSHLRNVQRPLLQAPFLPPKPPPPIITVPPPPSSMEEHPGRLLEDPLCADVVLVLQESQRIFAHRVYLATASSKFYDLFLVDHRTPEEKKEKERTRAPLSGRELLMRAASFDVCESSDERERANLRACTSDGTLRGGDGGRLLPAFSRAFLSVQEEIVDDPLTFHSRPMTVVHMDPSMQLGPFRAVLRYLYTGKLDEHEKELMQVAHIAELLEVFDLRMMVANILNDEAFMNQEITKAFHVRRTNRIKECLAKGTFSDVVFKLDDGTIMAHKPLLISSCDWMAAMFGGPFVESCTKEVLFPNTTRSCMRAVLEYLYTGRFCSRPDLDAMELIVLANRLCLPHLVALTELYTVTVLMEAAMMGADIDGEVLVYLEMAQFHGAQQLAGWCLHHICTNYNSVCRKFPRDMKAKSAENQKYFEKHRWPPVWYLKEDDHYQRTRKEREKEDYLYQKRQCKRKWLFWNLPSSPSSNSPSSPGSSTVM, from the exons ATGGATTCTGATATGGACTATGAGAGGCCAAATGTCGAGACCATCAAGTGTGTGGTTGTCGGGGACAACGCAGTGGGAAAGACCCGGCTCATCTGCGCCCGAGCTTGCAACGCCACCCTGACCCAGTACCAGCTCCTTGCCACACATGTTCCCACTGTCTGGGCCATAGACCAATACAGAGTGTGCCAGGAG GTGTGTTTCTCCAACCAGGTTCTAGAGCGATCTAGGGACGTGGTGGACGATGTCAGCGTGTCCTTGCGACTCTGGGACACGTTCGGGGATCATCACAAGGACCGTCGTTTTGCTTACGGCCG GTCTGACGTGGTGGTGCTGTGTTTCTCAATCGCGAACCCGAACTCGCTGCACCATGTGAGGACCATGTGGTACCCTGAAATCAAACACTTCTGCCCCAGAGCTCCTGTCATCCTTGTGGGCTGCCAGCTGGACCTGAGATACGCCGACCTCGAGGCAGTGAACAGAGCACGGCGCCCTCTGGCCAG GCCCATCAAATCCAACGAGATTTTGCCGCCAGAGAAGGGCCGTGAAGTAGCAAAAGAGCTCGGGGTCCCGTATTACGAGACCAGTGTGGTCGCCCAGTTCGGTATCAAGGACGTATTCGACAACGCTATCCGTGCCGCCCTGATATCACGCCGTCACCTGCAGTTCTGGAAGTCGCACTTGCGTAATGTCCAGCGGCCTCTGCTCCAAGCCCCGTTCCTTCCTCCCAAACCTCCTCCACCCATCATCACAGTGCCACCTCCCCCTAGCAGCATGGAAGAGCACCCAGGGCGTCTGTTGGAGGACCCTCTGTGCGCCGACGTCGTTCTCGTGCTCCAGGAGAGCCAAAGAATCTTTGCTCACCGTGTCTACCTCGCCACAGCCTCATCCAAATTCTACGACCTTTTCCTGGTCGACCATCGCACtcctgaggagaaaaaagagaaagagcgCACCCGGGCGCCTCTCTCTGGCCGTGAGCTGCTGATGCGAGCAGCCAGCTTTGATGTTTGCGAGAGCAGCGATGAAAGGGAGCGAGCAAACTTGCGCGCCTGTACCAGCGACGGGACGCTTAGAGGAGGCGACGGAGGACGTCTGCTCCCCGCGTTCAGCCGAGCCTTCCTCAGCGTGCAAGAGGAAATTGTGGACGATCCCTTGACTTTTCACTCCAGGCCAATGACTGTGGTGCACATGGACCCGTCCATGCAGCTGGGACCGTTCCGGGCTGTTTTGCGCTATCTCTATACAGGGAAGCTGGATGAGCATGAGAAGGAACTGATGCAGGTGGCTCACATCGCTGAGCTGCTGGAGGTTTTTGATCTCCGCATGATGGTGGCCAACATCCTGAATGATGAAGCTTTCATGAACCAGGAGATCACCAAGGCCTTCCATGTCAGGCGAACCAACCGGATCAAGGAGTGCCTAGCTAAAGGAACCTTCTCTG ATGTGGTGTTCAAGCTGGATGACGGTACTATAATGGCCCACAAGCCTTTGCTCATTTCAAGCTGCGACTGGATGGCAGCTATGTTTGGAGGACCGTTCGTGGAGAGCTGTACTAAAGAG gTTCTGTTTCCAAACACAACCCGGAGCTGCATGCGTGCTGTGCTGGAGTATCTGTACACGGGACGGTTCTGTTCTAGGCCAGACCTGGACGCCATGGAGCTCATTGTTCTTGCAAACCGTCTCTGTCTGCCTCACCTGGTTGCActgacag AGCTGTACACTGTGACTGTGCTTATGGAGGCTGCTATGATGGGGGCTGATATCGACGGAGAAGTACTGGTTTATCTGGAAATGGCTCAG TTCCATGGTGCCCAGCAGTTAGCTGGATGGTGCCTCCACCACATCTGCACTAATTACAACAGTGTCTGCCGCAAGTTCCCTCGCGACATGAAGGCTAAATCAGCAG AGAACCAGAAATACTTCGAGAAGCATCGCTGGCCTCCAGTGTGGTACCTCAAGGAAGACGATCATTACCAGCGAACACGCAAAGAACGGGAGAAAGAGGACTACCTGTACCAGAAACGGCAGTGTAAACGCAAATGGCTCTTCTGGAATCTTCCGTCCTCGCCCTCGTCCAACTCTCCGTCCTCTCCCGGGTCCTCCACCGTCATGTGA
- the LOC113646481 gene encoding rho-related BTB domain-containing protein 2 isoform X2, producing MDVVSAFQTAAKRMRFFPLMRSHFMDSDMDYERPNVETIKCVVVGDNAVGKTRLICARACNATLTQYQLLATHVPTVWAIDQYRVCQEVLERSRDVVDDVSVSLRLWDTFGDHHKDRRFAYGRSDVVVLCFSIANPNSLHHVRTMWYPEIKHFCPRAPVILVGCQLDLRYADLEAVNRARRPLARPIKSNEILPPEKGREVAKELGVPYYETSVVAQFGIKDVFDNAIRAALISRRHLQFWKSHLRNVQRPLLQAPFLPPKPPPPIITVPPPPSSMEEHPGRLLEDPLCADVVLVLQESQRIFAHRVYLATASSKFYDLFLVDHRTPEEKKEKERTRAPLSGRELLMRAASFDVCESSDERERANLRACTSDGTLRGGDGGRLLPAFSRAFLSVQEEIVDDPLTFHSRPMTVVHMDPSMQLGPFRAVLRYLYTGKLDEHEKELMQVAHIAELLEVFDLRMMVANILNDEAFMNQEITKAFHVRRTNRIKECLAKGTFSDVVFKLDDGTIMAHKPLLISSCDWMAAMFGGPFVESCTKEVLFPNTTRSCMRAVLEYLYTGRFCSRPDLDAMELIVLANRLCLPHLVALTELYTVTVLMEAAMMGADIDGEVLVYLEMAQFHGAQQLAGWCLHHICTNYNSVCRKFPRDMKAKSAENQKYFEKHRWPPVWYLKEDDHYQRTRKEREKEDYLYQKRQCKRKWLFWNLPSSPSSNSPSSPGSSTVM from the exons ATGGATGTCGTTTCCGCCTTTCAGACAGCAGCCAAGCGGATGCGCTTCTTCCCTCTGATGCG gtCCCATTTTATGGATTCTGATATGGACTATGAGAGGCCAAATGTCGAGACCATCAAGTGTGTGGTTGTCGGGGACAACGCAGTGGGAAAGACCCGGCTCATCTGCGCCCGAGCTTGCAACGCCACCCTGACCCAGTACCAGCTCCTTGCCACACATGTTCCCACTGTCTGGGCCATAGACCAATACAGAGTGTGCCAGGAG GTTCTAGAGCGATCTAGGGACGTGGTGGACGATGTCAGCGTGTCCTTGCGACTCTGGGACACGTTCGGGGATCATCACAAGGACCGTCGTTTTGCTTACGGCCG GTCTGACGTGGTGGTGCTGTGTTTCTCAATCGCGAACCCGAACTCGCTGCACCATGTGAGGACCATGTGGTACCCTGAAATCAAACACTTCTGCCCCAGAGCTCCTGTCATCCTTGTGGGCTGCCAGCTGGACCTGAGATACGCCGACCTCGAGGCAGTGAACAGAGCACGGCGCCCTCTGGCCAG GCCCATCAAATCCAACGAGATTTTGCCGCCAGAGAAGGGCCGTGAAGTAGCAAAAGAGCTCGGGGTCCCGTATTACGAGACCAGTGTGGTCGCCCAGTTCGGTATCAAGGACGTATTCGACAACGCTATCCGTGCCGCCCTGATATCACGCCGTCACCTGCAGTTCTGGAAGTCGCACTTGCGTAATGTCCAGCGGCCTCTGCTCCAAGCCCCGTTCCTTCCTCCCAAACCTCCTCCACCCATCATCACAGTGCCACCTCCCCCTAGCAGCATGGAAGAGCACCCAGGGCGTCTGTTGGAGGACCCTCTGTGCGCCGACGTCGTTCTCGTGCTCCAGGAGAGCCAAAGAATCTTTGCTCACCGTGTCTACCTCGCCACAGCCTCATCCAAATTCTACGACCTTTTCCTGGTCGACCATCGCACtcctgaggagaaaaaagagaaagagcgCACCCGGGCGCCTCTCTCTGGCCGTGAGCTGCTGATGCGAGCAGCCAGCTTTGATGTTTGCGAGAGCAGCGATGAAAGGGAGCGAGCAAACTTGCGCGCCTGTACCAGCGACGGGACGCTTAGAGGAGGCGACGGAGGACGTCTGCTCCCCGCGTTCAGCCGAGCCTTCCTCAGCGTGCAAGAGGAAATTGTGGACGATCCCTTGACTTTTCACTCCAGGCCAATGACTGTGGTGCACATGGACCCGTCCATGCAGCTGGGACCGTTCCGGGCTGTTTTGCGCTATCTCTATACAGGGAAGCTGGATGAGCATGAGAAGGAACTGATGCAGGTGGCTCACATCGCTGAGCTGCTGGAGGTTTTTGATCTCCGCATGATGGTGGCCAACATCCTGAATGATGAAGCTTTCATGAACCAGGAGATCACCAAGGCCTTCCATGTCAGGCGAACCAACCGGATCAAGGAGTGCCTAGCTAAAGGAACCTTCTCTG ATGTGGTGTTCAAGCTGGATGACGGTACTATAATGGCCCACAAGCCTTTGCTCATTTCAAGCTGCGACTGGATGGCAGCTATGTTTGGAGGACCGTTCGTGGAGAGCTGTACTAAAGAG gTTCTGTTTCCAAACACAACCCGGAGCTGCATGCGTGCTGTGCTGGAGTATCTGTACACGGGACGGTTCTGTTCTAGGCCAGACCTGGACGCCATGGAGCTCATTGTTCTTGCAAACCGTCTCTGTCTGCCTCACCTGGTTGCActgacag AGCTGTACACTGTGACTGTGCTTATGGAGGCTGCTATGATGGGGGCTGATATCGACGGAGAAGTACTGGTTTATCTGGAAATGGCTCAG TTCCATGGTGCCCAGCAGTTAGCTGGATGGTGCCTCCACCACATCTGCACTAATTACAACAGTGTCTGCCGCAAGTTCCCTCGCGACATGAAGGCTAAATCAGCAG AGAACCAGAAATACTTCGAGAAGCATCGCTGGCCTCCAGTGTGGTACCTCAAGGAAGACGATCATTACCAGCGAACACGCAAAGAACGGGAGAAAGAGGACTACCTGTACCAGAAACGGCAGTGTAAACGCAAATGGCTCTTCTGGAATCTTCCGTCCTCGCCCTCGTCCAACTCTCCGTCCTCTCCCGGGTCCTCCACCGTCATGTGA
- the LOC113646481 gene encoding rho-related BTB domain-containing protein 2 isoform X1, which yields MDVVSAFQTAAKRMRFFPLMRSHFMDSDMDYERPNVETIKCVVVGDNAVGKTRLICARACNATLTQYQLLATHVPTVWAIDQYRVCQEVCFSNQVLERSRDVVDDVSVSLRLWDTFGDHHKDRRFAYGRSDVVVLCFSIANPNSLHHVRTMWYPEIKHFCPRAPVILVGCQLDLRYADLEAVNRARRPLARPIKSNEILPPEKGREVAKELGVPYYETSVVAQFGIKDVFDNAIRAALISRRHLQFWKSHLRNVQRPLLQAPFLPPKPPPPIITVPPPPSSMEEHPGRLLEDPLCADVVLVLQESQRIFAHRVYLATASSKFYDLFLVDHRTPEEKKEKERTRAPLSGRELLMRAASFDVCESSDERERANLRACTSDGTLRGGDGGRLLPAFSRAFLSVQEEIVDDPLTFHSRPMTVVHMDPSMQLGPFRAVLRYLYTGKLDEHEKELMQVAHIAELLEVFDLRMMVANILNDEAFMNQEITKAFHVRRTNRIKECLAKGTFSDVVFKLDDGTIMAHKPLLISSCDWMAAMFGGPFVESCTKEVLFPNTTRSCMRAVLEYLYTGRFCSRPDLDAMELIVLANRLCLPHLVALTELYTVTVLMEAAMMGADIDGEVLVYLEMAQFHGAQQLAGWCLHHICTNYNSVCRKFPRDMKAKSAENQKYFEKHRWPPVWYLKEDDHYQRTRKEREKEDYLYQKRQCKRKWLFWNLPSSPSSNSPSSPGSSTVM from the exons ATGGATGTCGTTTCCGCCTTTCAGACAGCAGCCAAGCGGATGCGCTTCTTCCCTCTGATGCG gtCCCATTTTATGGATTCTGATATGGACTATGAGAGGCCAAATGTCGAGACCATCAAGTGTGTGGTTGTCGGGGACAACGCAGTGGGAAAGACCCGGCTCATCTGCGCCCGAGCTTGCAACGCCACCCTGACCCAGTACCAGCTCCTTGCCACACATGTTCCCACTGTCTGGGCCATAGACCAATACAGAGTGTGCCAGGAG GTGTGTTTCTCCAACCAGGTTCTAGAGCGATCTAGGGACGTGGTGGACGATGTCAGCGTGTCCTTGCGACTCTGGGACACGTTCGGGGATCATCACAAGGACCGTCGTTTTGCTTACGGCCG GTCTGACGTGGTGGTGCTGTGTTTCTCAATCGCGAACCCGAACTCGCTGCACCATGTGAGGACCATGTGGTACCCTGAAATCAAACACTTCTGCCCCAGAGCTCCTGTCATCCTTGTGGGCTGCCAGCTGGACCTGAGATACGCCGACCTCGAGGCAGTGAACAGAGCACGGCGCCCTCTGGCCAG GCCCATCAAATCCAACGAGATTTTGCCGCCAGAGAAGGGCCGTGAAGTAGCAAAAGAGCTCGGGGTCCCGTATTACGAGACCAGTGTGGTCGCCCAGTTCGGTATCAAGGACGTATTCGACAACGCTATCCGTGCCGCCCTGATATCACGCCGTCACCTGCAGTTCTGGAAGTCGCACTTGCGTAATGTCCAGCGGCCTCTGCTCCAAGCCCCGTTCCTTCCTCCCAAACCTCCTCCACCCATCATCACAGTGCCACCTCCCCCTAGCAGCATGGAAGAGCACCCAGGGCGTCTGTTGGAGGACCCTCTGTGCGCCGACGTCGTTCTCGTGCTCCAGGAGAGCCAAAGAATCTTTGCTCACCGTGTCTACCTCGCCACAGCCTCATCCAAATTCTACGACCTTTTCCTGGTCGACCATCGCACtcctgaggagaaaaaagagaaagagcgCACCCGGGCGCCTCTCTCTGGCCGTGAGCTGCTGATGCGAGCAGCCAGCTTTGATGTTTGCGAGAGCAGCGATGAAAGGGAGCGAGCAAACTTGCGCGCCTGTACCAGCGACGGGACGCTTAGAGGAGGCGACGGAGGACGTCTGCTCCCCGCGTTCAGCCGAGCCTTCCTCAGCGTGCAAGAGGAAATTGTGGACGATCCCTTGACTTTTCACTCCAGGCCAATGACTGTGGTGCACATGGACCCGTCCATGCAGCTGGGACCGTTCCGGGCTGTTTTGCGCTATCTCTATACAGGGAAGCTGGATGAGCATGAGAAGGAACTGATGCAGGTGGCTCACATCGCTGAGCTGCTGGAGGTTTTTGATCTCCGCATGATGGTGGCCAACATCCTGAATGATGAAGCTTTCATGAACCAGGAGATCACCAAGGCCTTCCATGTCAGGCGAACCAACCGGATCAAGGAGTGCCTAGCTAAAGGAACCTTCTCTG ATGTGGTGTTCAAGCTGGATGACGGTACTATAATGGCCCACAAGCCTTTGCTCATTTCAAGCTGCGACTGGATGGCAGCTATGTTTGGAGGACCGTTCGTGGAGAGCTGTACTAAAGAG gTTCTGTTTCCAAACACAACCCGGAGCTGCATGCGTGCTGTGCTGGAGTATCTGTACACGGGACGGTTCTGTTCTAGGCCAGACCTGGACGCCATGGAGCTCATTGTTCTTGCAAACCGTCTCTGTCTGCCTCACCTGGTTGCActgacag AGCTGTACACTGTGACTGTGCTTATGGAGGCTGCTATGATGGGGGCTGATATCGACGGAGAAGTACTGGTTTATCTGGAAATGGCTCAG TTCCATGGTGCCCAGCAGTTAGCTGGATGGTGCCTCCACCACATCTGCACTAATTACAACAGTGTCTGCCGCAAGTTCCCTCGCGACATGAAGGCTAAATCAGCAG AGAACCAGAAATACTTCGAGAAGCATCGCTGGCCTCCAGTGTGGTACCTCAAGGAAGACGATCATTACCAGCGAACACGCAAAGAACGGGAGAAAGAGGACTACCTGTACCAGAAACGGCAGTGTAAACGCAAATGGCTCTTCTGGAATCTTCCGTCCTCGCCCTCGTCCAACTCTCCGTCCTCTCCCGGGTCCTCCACCGTCATGTGA